The genome window atatatatatatatatatatatatatatatgtttttgagacatggtttctctgtgaagcagtcctggctgtcctggaactcactctgtagaccaggctggcctcgaactcacagagagatccgcctggctctgcctcccgagtgctgggattaaaggtgtgcaccaccactgccttaaTGAGGGCTCTGCTGATTCCTAGAGAGCCTCACAcaaatcttctttctttttgtttccccaTGTGGGAAATGAGGAACTAGCTTCAAAAACTTAGCCCCCTGAAATCCCAATTCTGCCCGTCAAGGTGATTTACCTTTGTGGGTAGTACATCCTTGGCCCGGGACTCAAACAGGTGTTCCAGCCGGGCTGTGTCTACTGAGACAGGTTCGAGAGAGGCCCACAGGGTAGGGCAGGGTCCAAAGCGGCTTCTAGAGTACCCTGGGCTTCCAGCCAGCTTTAGTTCCCGCCAGAAAAGTTTGACTGTCTTCCTTTTGGTGGGGAGGCTTGGGCCATCAAGTACTGAGTGGGGAAAAGGGGCAGCCAGGGGGGGAGGTGGTGGGCAGGAGCCTAAgatgggtgggggaggtggggggggaggtggtGGGCAGGAGCCTAAgatgggtgggggaggtgggggtggaggtgggggaccCCCAGAGAGTGAGGACGGTGGCTGTGGTAGGAGTGGGAACGGTTTTTCAGACTCCGCAGATGCCGCATTTAATGTGTCCTGGTCTTCATCCTCCCCCAGATCTGAGAAGTCCAAGTCCCCAATGCAGAGCTTGGGAACACGGGTAGGAAGCTCCTGGATAGGCTCAGCCTTGGGACTTGGTGGTGACATTGGCTCCTTGGGCTCTGGCTCAAGACTCCGCTGGGTCCGGAGCAGGATTCGGGAAACAGGGCTCTGAGGTGTTCTAGGTGCAGAGGCTGGCTCTGGGGAGTCCCACAGTTCCCTGGTGCCTAGCAAAAAGTAAGTAACTGTCATTTACACACCCTCTGTGGGGCAAGAAAGCAACatggtggtggaggtgtggggAATGCtggagatggatggctcagttcTGAACTgaaccctgagttcagtccccagcacttaAAGCTGCGTGGCTTACAACCACACActcaactccagtttcagggctctgacatcctcttctgacctccacggatacccacacacatatggtaTAAACTCTCACTTGCGCACTCAtgcgcacacatatgcacacacgtgcgcacacacacacacacacacacacacacacacaaatagaaggGATTTTGGTGGGATacctatcttttaaaaaacatttttgtagtagtggtgcatgcctttaatcccagcactcaggaggcagaggtaagaggatctttgtgagtttgaggacagccagggctacacagagaaaccctgtcttcaaaaacaaaaacaagaacaaaaaaatgtatgtgtatgagtgttttgcctatatatatgtatgcGCAACAAGTGCATGCTTGGTACCTGTGGAGGTAGTAataacaacaatttaaaaaacaggctatgaatttgaagaagCAAGGTGAGGGGTACAGAGGAGaggttgaagggaggaaagagaaggaggaaatgatatagtttaatttaaaaaattattaagaggctggagagatggctcagtggttaagagcaatggctgttcttccagaggacacgagttcaattcccagcaccaacatggcagctcacaactgtctgtaacttcagttccagaggatccaacacctttacacagacatacactcaggcaaaacaccaatgcacataaactaagcaatcttttaaaaaatattaagaagacaGCATAGATGCCCCAAAACTAGAGTTCTATATAGaaggttgtgaactaccatgtgaaTGAATGCTGGCAATCAATGAAAtatgggtcttctgcaagagcaacaagcgctcTCAACTGCCGATTGAGCCGGTTCTCTGGCCCcttgggttggttggttttttatcTTAAAGAGAATAGTATGATTGGATTCTGCCTGAGCATCTACCCACCTGATGACGATGATCCATCAGTATCATCCACTGTGGCCCCAGCCAGCGTCTCTGCCCGGCCCTGGGCCAGAGCAGCCTGCTTCTCTGTTTCTGCGGCTGCCACATTCTCCAGGAACCGGGCTCTGAGGAGAGGCACTTGTCAATGATGGCGTCTGACCCAAGTCCAGCCCAGGGTGGTACACATGCCTTGCTGAGCTACTGGGCATTGCCCTCAGTTgcaagcacacacaggcacagggaaCAGTCCATGCACTAGGCATACCTCTGCCCACCCCTCCACATCTGGGGAATCAACCAATTTAGCATTCTTGGTCAAAGTACAGAAGTTCTACTTAACAACTAACTTGCAGCCTTGCTGATTCTAGATAAGGCCCTTTGAGTGAGGCAAGGGGGTAGTTGTCCCAATTGGCACAAGACTTCCTCTTGCATGTCTGTCTGCTTTTGAGAGTTATGGTTGAGAAAAGGGCctgagtctcatgtagtccagactagcctaaaactcactgtgtactgaagatgatcttgaacttctgatcttccctgTGTCtactactaagtgctgggattacatggtgtgtgccaccaaacctgccTCCAGTGTCTCCTTTCTAGTCCCTCCAACCTGTTAGTTCAGTCCTTGCCCTTCCTTCAGCCTTACACTACCCACACCTCACTTTAAAGACCTCTCCAAACTCACACACATCTCTGGTTTCGGCTACTCAGGTAGCACTACTGAAGCATAGGAACCACTCTGGTCCCAGTGAACTGCCCCCAGTGCTTATGTCTCTGGGTTATGAAGGAGGCATAAGTCTGGGAGAAGGTTTCGGAGAATCCTAGTAGGGTTATATGAACTCCTGCTGGGCAAGCAATGCTGAAGCCCTGAGCACGTGGCAGGCCTGGCAGACTGGCCTCTGTACTTACTCTAGCCTGGCCTGCCCAGTAAGGGACTGGGGGACAGGTGGGCTCTCAGGGGCGCTGGGGAGGGGGATGAGAGGAAGACATGGTAACTATGGTGCCAGCTCCATTCCAAGGCCCACTTGTACCCATACAGAGCTGGAGAGTAGTGTCATAGTTGCTTCCCATCCACAGTggcaggaggagggctggggtggcAGGACACGGGGGAATTGGAAGTGGTAGAAACAGACAGGAAGCTGCCCAGGCTGCAGGAGTAACAGAGACAAAGCAGAAAAGGAGTGACAGAAATGGGGGACAGAGAGTGAAGAGGGAGACGTGAcgagaggccaaggcaggcgaggtggaacacaggaaataaacagAGAAGCCACAGAAGGAGGCGGTCCAGTCAGAGCCGATCCTCACCCTCCAGCAGTCACTTACCAAACGGGAGCAGTTTGGTGAagtctgaaaagaaagagaaagcatgcGTTTGGGCAGAGGAGGCTGAGAGCCCATGGAGGGGCGCAAAGTGGAGGGACAGCTGAAGACAGGACTTGGGGGTGGGGCTCTATCTCCCTACTTACTTGTAGATGCTTCTCTCACAGGAACTGTCCACTGGTGGTCCCACAGAAATGGTAGGGAAGAGGTTCACTGAGGTACGGAGGCCAGAGGCTGGGCCGGTGGGGCTTGTCGGCAAGGTGGGGCCAGCAAAGGAGGCGGAGCCTACTGGTGAAGCAGGGCCTGTAGAGCTAGAGGCAGGGCCTGTTAACAGACAGGGTCATGCCGGGCAGATTCACCCCTTCACGTACACCCAGGTATGTACTTACCCTGGTTCTGGGGCACGCACGGGACAGCCTCCACCTTCTAGCGATCTTCGGCTCCTTTTGCCCTCCTCTGAGGATGGCTTCCGTCGCTCTCGACGGCCacctgcagctgcagcagctgcagcctcctCCATGTCTCCATCCTCTAACCGAAGGGCACTCTAATGGAGGTGGCCAcgatgtgagcaagcagctgaGGCCCGATAAATGGGACGGGTACTAGGGGAACTATCCCTCTCCCTCCTGACCCACCTCATAGAGCATTAGCTGTGTTCGCAGGTCAACATCAGTGCCAGCAGTGCCCAGCAGGCGTTGGACCAGTGCTTCCATGCCCTGCTGCTCCAGGGCATCTGTCACATCGTAGAAGGAGTCCTGGTCTGGGAGTGCTGCCAGTGTCTGGAAGGTGGGGACAGGAACCAAGGCTGAGGTTGACGTGCGGGGATCATGGGCCAAGGGTCCCATGGCACCTGGTCCCAGTTCCATACCTTGTTAATGAGAGTGACAGTGTATACCAATAGCTCTGGGTCAGCTCCATTCTTCTCCTCGAGGATAGACACCAAGTTGGCCCAGGGAAGGGTACCTGCCACACAGAAAGGGAAGTAATCATGGGGTTGGGAGTGGTAAGAAGAGGGCTAagtagcagagaaagaaaagacaggctCTGACCGGTGGTGCTGGCTACAGAGTTGACTGCCTGGATAAACAGCGGCGCATTGTTCTCAGAATACTCCACGAACACCAGCAGCAGCTTCAGGGCTGTCTTTACCACCAAGCGGGACTAGGGGAGAAGGCAATCCACGtgagaggggcttggaccagACGGTTAGTtcctggaggaggggaagggctCCCGGGGCTGGATCCAAAGAGAAGGGTCTAGGTAGACAgatcctggttctgggcctgggcttgAAAGTGCCATTTAGTTTTCAAGGGGTCTTGGGTTTCTGCCAACCCTTCCCACTTTGTAGAAGCAGAAACTGGAGCGCCAAAGGGACAATAGGGGAAGGGTACACATATTTGTGTAGAGCCACTTACCAGGCTAACGCACAGTGTATACAGCCACTGCACGGTCTCACTATGGGCCACCACCCCCAGCATCCCATCCACAAAAAGCATTAGCTGGCCAAGAGCTAGAGACAGAAATGGGAAGAGGTCAGTGGGGGAGGCGGAGGGCATGGGAACAAAAGTCCAGGGGAAAGCGTGGAGCTGACCTCGAAGGATGTAGCTCTGGTAGTTGTGGTCAGCAGCAGCACCCACACGGATCAGGCAACTCAGCCCCTCTGAGTGTACGAATTCAGGCACCAGGTCCTTGTCTTCCTGGAGGCACCATGGGGAAGTTTAAGGGGGCTTGGGCTGGACACCAACCCTCAGCCTATCTCTGGATCTTACCTGGAATATCTGCTTTAATGAGAAGAGAGATCGGCGGAGCTCAGGGCCACTGGAGCCATACAACTTTTCTGCAAGGGGAGAGTGATCGTGAACCAGGGAACCCAGACTGTGTCTTCTTCCACTAGCACACAACTACAACCTCCTACCCAAGAAGATTCTACTATTCTCAAACCTCCCTCCTACTTTCTGTCACCTTACTTCAGTCCAGCTGTGGCATAAGTCTTGACCCCAGAAGGAAAGgttagggaagggagagaggaggacacATCAGGTCTCCAATCCACTCAGTCCACAGTCCAGCACAGGCCCGAAAGAAGCTAGGCCAACTAGGGCTACGTAGGAAGAGCAGGGAACAAGACAGCAGGGGATTGCTGGACACTCAAGATGCCATACACTTACCCAAGATAGCATTGACCCTCACAGAGAGCTGGGTCCGCAGGATCAATGTGGGCTTCCGCCCTTTGCTAAAATCAAACAGCCATGTTAGTGGTTCCCAGGTGATTCCTCAGGCTCCTACCCTCAAAGCCAAGACATCCACATGTGAACCCTGGCCCACTCCTTgcctcccagctgctgctccagggcCCAAGTATTAGCCAGACAGGAGAGTATGTATAAACACAAGTAACGGTATGTGAGAGTGCCCCTATTTCCAGGTAATAGTGGTGATCCCCCAGCATCGTTCCCTGCATTTACctacagcccaggctacagactGAGTGCCTCGGCTGCTGAGACCTAAGCTGGACCCTGGTGGGGACAAGGCTGGGGGCTTGAGCCAGACCCATTCAAGACCCTGAAAAGGAGCAGGAAGGGTGGCTCCCTAGCCTCCCTCACCCTTTCAGCTCTGACCTGATCTCTTCATAGAAGCCCTCCAGCATCTCCCGCTGTTCTTCTAGGGATAATTCCGGGTCCAGGTAGTACCCAGATGGAGACACTTGCAACGCACAGTCTTCCAGCTGGAAACAAGGGAATATAGCTTAGGGCTGGTGCTGCAGTCAGAGTGccgttgtttattttgtttttgtgttattaggaatcaaacccaggactcccCACATGCTGAACCAGTGAACTTCAGCCCTGGAATTTTGGATTGTTTGGttggcttttgcttttgcttttacatTAACAAACACAAATGAGGCAGGGAGGCGAAGGAGGACAGCAGGAAGTTGCTGCCTTCAAGGAAGTTCACAGCCTTGTGGGGTGATAAGCTT of Peromyscus leucopus breed LL Stock chromosome 5, UCI_PerLeu_2.1, whole genome shotgun sequence contains these proteins:
- the Fhod1 gene encoding FH1/FH2 domain-containing protein 1; this encodes MAGEEERGDGDPVSVVTVRVQYLEDTDPFACANFPEPRRAPTCSLDGALPLSAQIPALHRLLGAPLKLEDCALQVSPSGYYLDPELSLEEQREMLEGFYEEISKGRKPTLILRTQLSVRVNAILEKLYGSSGPELRRSLFSLKQIFQEDKDLVPEFVHSEGLSCLIRVGAAADHNYQSYILRALGQLMLFVDGMLGVVAHSETVQWLYTLCVSLSRLVVKTALKLLLVFVEYSENNAPLFIQAVNSVASTTGTLPWANLVSILEEKNGADPELLVYTVTLINKTLAALPDQDSFYDVTDALEQQGMEALVQRLLGTAGTDVDLRTQLMLYESALRLEDGDMEEAAAAAAAGGRRERRKPSSEEGKRSRRSLEGGGCPVRAPEPGSTGPASPVGSASFAGPTLPTSPTGPASGLRTSVNLFPTISVGPPVDSSCERSIYKARFLENVAAAETEKQAALAQGRAETLAGATVDDTDGSSSSGTRELWDSPEPASAPRTPQSPVSRILLRTQRSLEPEPKEPMSPPSPKAEPIQELPTRVPKLCIGDLDFSDLGEDEDQDTLNAASAESEKPFPLLPQPPSSLSGGPPPPPPPPPPILGSCPPPPPPPPPPILGSCPPPPPLAAPFPHSVLDGPSLPTKRKTVKLFWRELKLAGSPGYSRSRFGPCPTLWASLEPVSVDTARLEHLFESRAKDVLPTKKAGEGRRTMTTVLDPKRSNAINIGLTTLPPVHVIKAALLNFDEFAVSKDGIEKLLNMMPTEEERQKIEEAQLANPDVPLGPAENFLMTLASIGGLAARLQLWAFKLDYDGMEREIAEPLFDLKVGMEQLVHNATFRCILATLLAVGNFLNGSQSSGFELSYLEKVSEVKDTVRRQSLLYHLCSLVLQSRPESSDLYSEIPALTRCAKVDFEQLTENLGQLECRSRAAEDSLRSLAKHELAPALRARLTHFLAQCTRRVAMLRVVHRRVCNRFHAFLLYLGYTAQAAREVRIMQFCHTLKEFALEYRTCRERVLQQQQKRATYRERNKTRGRMITETEKFSGVAGEAPSNLSVPVAVGSGPGRGDADSHASMKTLLTSRPEDTTHSRRSRGMVQSSSPVTNTAVGPSTASPEETSGSSLPSDPSDEIMDLLVQSVTKSSPRALAARERKRSRGNRKSLRRTLKSGLGDDLVQALGLSKAPGLEV